AAGCGAGGCTAACCTAACTAGGTAAGCCTCACCTAATTGGTAGCACCTTTTGTCCGCAAGATCCAGTTACCGATCCATCCTGTGACGTTCAGGGCACCAGGTGCCGGACGAGACCGGCGGCTTCCGCGGCGAGCCCGGGCGGGTTCGTGGCGATGAACATCGCGTCGGCGGCCAGGTTGCCCAGGACGTGCCAGGTCGGGTCGGGACGGCCCGCGACGAGCAGACGGCGGGTGCCGGATTCAGTGCGCACTCCCCCGGCGGCCGCGGATTCGGCTGCGCCGCACGCCAGCAGCGCGCTGATCAGCGGCTCGGTCTCGGTAGGCGTGGTGTAGGCGGGCGGGTTGACCGCGTTGAAGACCGAATCCGCGTGCCATTCGGTGCCGTCGTGCACGGTGAAACCGCCGCCGGGGCGCGCCTCGATCTTGCGGACTCCGGCGCGAAGCCGCAACTGTCCCGAATCCAGCAGCCGCAGCACGATTTTCGCATTGTGCGGCACCATCGGTGAACTCAGACTGCTGATCGTGCGAAAGTGTTCGGCGCGCAGCATGGTTCGATCCGATTCCGGCAACAGCGGCCAGACGATCGGGCCGAGCACCCGGATCGCCATGGTGAGCAGGCGACGGCCCTGATGCGGGTCCTCCAGTTCGGTCAGCTGCCTGCGCAACCGGACCACCGGGTCCTCGGTGGCGCGGAGCTGCGTGGCGAACGAGTCGAAATCCTGTCCCAGCTCGGCGAGTTCGGCGCGCATGAGCTCGACCAGTTGCGGCAGCCGAACCACACCGGCGGCGGCCAGTCGCTGCCCGTTGGCCGCGGTCAGGTGTTTCGGCGCGAGCGGAAGGGGTCGCTGTTGCACGAACGGCAGGACGCCGCTGCGCGACAGCAGGCTGATCGGTCCGGTGTGGCCGTTCGCGGTGAGCGCCACGGCGGTATCGACCGCCGTCAAACCGCTACCGATCACCGCGACGTGCACCTCGTGCGGTACCTCGGTGATCGTGTCGCCCAACGGGTATGGCTCGTTGACGTAGCCCGGCGCACCGGTCAGCCCGTAATGGTCACGGGGACGGCCACTTCCGACGCTGAGCACCGCACGATCCACCGGATGGTCACCGATCGCGGTGTGCAGGAATGCTTTGCCGCCCGCCGCACGGGAGAAGCCGACGACGCGTGCGTTCACCACGCTGACCCGCCAGCCCCCGCGCCGCAGGCGGTCGATCGCGTTCCGGGCGGTCTGCTCCAGATACTCGCCGTACATGCCGCGCGGTACCAGCGGCTGCCCGAGGCCCTCATCGAAGTAGCGGGCGGCCTCGGGCCGTCTCTGCAGCCATCGCTCATAGTGCGCGCGGTCGGTGGCACGCACCGACATCAGCGCCGGCGGCGCGTTCACCCGGACGGCGTCGATGTCCGGCTGGTAGGGCCGCCCGCGCCAGACCGCGGTCGAGCCGTCGAACACCGTGATGCTGCCTGCCGTGCCCTTGACGGCCGCGAGCGCGTCGAGCAGCGCGACCGCCGCCGCGCCCGCGCCGATGATGCCGAGATCCATGCTGTTTCCTTCCGATCACTGGGACCGGACCAGCCTCACCCGGACACGGTCATCGCGGACATCCCTCGTTTGCGGGGTTCCTGTTGCAACGTCACACCCCCGCAAATGAGGGATGGCGGCCGCGACGGCGACGCGGCATGGTTGCGTGCATGAGTTTTGCGTCGGTCGACATGGGTGGGCTGCTGGCGGGAGTCGAAGCGGCCACGGACGCGCACGCGCTGTTCGCGCAGACCTCGACGCGGTTGCGCCGGATCGCGCCGTTCGACGCGGCGGTGTGGGTGGCGACCGATCCGATCAACGGGCTCACCACCGCGCCGGTGCGGGTGGAGAACCTGCACGAGGGTGGATGCGGAACCTACTGGGAGTCGGAGCTTTTCTCCGAACACGTCAACCTGTTCCGCGAGCTGGCGCGGGCGCCGGTCCCGGTCGCGGGGCTGCGCGCGGTGACCGGCGACGACCCGGGCCTGAGCCCGCTGTATCGGAACTTCATGTGCCCGCGCGGATTCGACGACGAACTGCGTGCCGTGCTCCGGGTCGACGGGCAGCCGTGGGGACAGCTCAGCCTCTTCCGCGAACGCGGGCGAAAGCCGTTCCAGGACAGGGAAATCGCGTTGGTGAGCGGCTTGTCCGCGCCGATGGCGCGGCGGCTGCGCAGTTTCGCGCAACCGTATGCCGCCACCGCGGCGAGCGGGCAGCCGGAAGCGCCCGGCATGCTGCTGTTCGACCAGCAAGGCGGCCTCGTTTCGATCAACGACGAGGCGCGGCAGCTGCTCGCCGAGATGCCGCCCGGCCCCGCGACCACCACCCCGAACGGCATCGAAATACCGCTGCCCGTCTGGATTCTCAGCACCGCGGGCCGCGCCCGCATCACCGGCGAGAACTCCCGGATCCGCATTCGCACCACCACCACCGGACGCTGGCTGGTCTGCCACGCCTCGTGCCTGCGCGACCTGACCGGCGCGCCGGGCATGACCGCGCTGGTGATCGAGCCCGCCACACCCTCCGAGGTCGCGTCGCTGGTGGTGGCCGCCTACGAGTTGACCCGGCGCGAGCTCGACGTCACCGAGCTGATCGCGCGCGGCCGGTCCACCGGTGAGATCGCGAGCACCCTATTCCTGTCCGCGCATACGGTGCGCGATCACGTGAAGGCGATCTTCGAGAAGGTCGGCGTCACCAGCCGCGGCGAGCTGATCGCCAAGCTCTTCACCGACCACTACGAGCCACTGTCGACCACCCAGACGGTGCGGGTCTTCGACGGAGAGCAGAGTGCAGCCGACGCCGGGGCCGCGGGAAGATAGTTCGCCTGGCGAACGTTATGGTCGTTTGTGCACACAACGACTACCTCTCCCCTGCGGAAGCCGATCGCATGCTGATCGGGCTGATCGCGGCGTTGCTGGCCTGCCTGGGTTACGGGGTGGCCTCGGTGTTGCAGGCGTACGCGGCGCGGCAGTCCGCGGCGGCGGCGCTGGCGCGGGGTGCGGGCGGGCAGGTGACCGAGACCGGGGCGCCGACCGTCGCTTCGACGGTGGCGGCGGTGTTGACCGTGACGTTCATCCTGGGCAGCGTGCTCGATGTGGTCGGCTTCGCCGGGAACGCGGTGTCGGCACGGCTGATTCCCTTGTTCCTCTCGCAGACGATCATGAGCGCGAACCTGATCATCACCGCGGTGCTGGGCATCTTCGTGCTCGGCATCCGGTTGCACCTGCGCGATTGGGTGGCGATCTGCTCGGTGATCTTCGCGCTGGCCGCGCTCGGCGCCGCGGCCGGGCACGAGGGTGGCGGTAGCGACGATCCGGCGCTGCACTGGGGCGTGCTGATCGTGTCGGTCGTGCTGTTCACCGCCAGTCAGCTGGTGGTGCGGCGGTTGGGCTCGCGGGGCGCGGTCGCGGCGGGCCTGGCCGCGGGAATGCTGTTCGGGGCGTTGGCGATCGCGGTCCGGATCGTGCACGGGATCGATCCGTTCGACGTGCCCGCGCTGCTCGCCGATCCGGCCGCGTGGACGATCGCGATCGCGGGCATCGGCGGCTTCTATCTGCATACCGTTGCGCTGCAACTCG
This genomic stretch from Nocardia brasiliensis ATCC 700358 harbors:
- a CDS encoding FAD/NAD(P)-binding protein — its product is MDLGIIGAGAAAVALLDALAAVKGTAGSITVFDGSTAVWRGRPYQPDIDAVRVNAPPALMSVRATDRAHYERWLQRRPEAARYFDEGLGQPLVPRGMYGEYLEQTARNAIDRLRRGGWRVSVVNARVVGFSRAAGGKAFLHTAIGDHPVDRAVLSVGSGRPRDHYGLTGAPGYVNEPYPLGDTITEVPHEVHVAVIGSGLTAVDTAVALTANGHTGPISLLSRSGVLPFVQQRPLPLAPKHLTAANGQRLAAAGVVRLPQLVELMRAELAELGQDFDSFATQLRATEDPVVRLRRQLTELEDPHQGRRLLTMAIRVLGPIVWPLLPESDRTMLRAEHFRTISSLSSPMVPHNAKIVLRLLDSGQLRLRAGVRKIEARPGGGFTVHDGTEWHADSVFNAVNPPAYTTPTETEPLISALLACGAAESAAAGGVRTESGTRRLLVAGRPDPTWHVLGNLAADAMFIATNPPGLAAEAAGLVRHLVP
- a CDS encoding helix-turn-helix domain-containing protein; this encodes MSFASVDMGGLLAGVEAATDAHALFAQTSTRLRRIAPFDAAVWVATDPINGLTTAPVRVENLHEGGCGTYWESELFSEHVNLFRELARAPVPVAGLRAVTGDDPGLSPLYRNFMCPRGFDDELRAVLRVDGQPWGQLSLFRERGRKPFQDREIALVSGLSAPMARRLRSFAQPYAATAASGQPEAPGMLLFDQQGGLVSINDEARQLLAEMPPGPATTTPNGIEIPLPVWILSTAGRARITGENSRIRIRTTTTGRWLVCHASCLRDLTGAPGMTALVIEPATPSEVASLVVAAYELTRRELDVTELIARGRSTGEIASTLFLSAHTVRDHVKAIFEKVGVTSRGELIAKLFTDHYEPLSTTQTVRVFDGEQSAADAGAAGR